In Oryza brachyantha chromosome 2, ObraRS2, whole genome shotgun sequence, a single window of DNA contains:
- the LOC102699749 gene encoding aspartyl protease family protein At5g10770-like: MSLPRKQETAMASVSTVLVLLLLCSCCHSLVAHAGNGERHKVLELNSKAVCSERNAIPSSSGGTTVPLNHRHGPCSPVPSGKKRPTHEELLKRDQLRAEHIQRKFSRNAAAVDGAGELQQSKASVPTKLGSSLDTLEYVISVKLGSPGVTQTVSIDTGSDVSWVQCNPCPAPPCHAQADPLFDPAASSTYAAFSCGAAECAQLEQQGNGCGANSECQYGVQYGDGSTTNGTYSHDTLTLSGADVVKSFQFGCSHTESGFSDQTDGLMGLGGGAQSLVSQTAAKYGNSFSYCLPPTSDSSGFLTLGGPSGGASGFVTTRMLRSRRVPTFYGARLQDIAVGGKQLGLPPSVFAAGSVVDSGTIITRLPQTAYSALSSAFRAGMKQYRSAPPRSILDTCFDFTGQTNISIPTVELVFSGGATVDLDANGIMFGSCLAFTSTGDDRTTGIIGNVQQRTFEVLYDVGNSVLGFRSGAC; encoded by the exons ATGAGCTTACCTAGGAAGCAAGAAACAGCCATGGCTTCTGTTTCGACAGTACTAGTGCTTCTGCTCTTGTGCAGCTGCTGCCATTCTCTCGTTGCTCACGCAGGAAATGGAGAGAGGCACAAGGTTCTTGAGCTGAATTCTAAGGCCGTCTGCTCCGAGCGCAATG CGattccgtcgtcgtcgggtgGGACCACGGTGCCGTTGAACCACCGTCACGGTCCATGCTCGCCGGTGCCGTCCGGGAAGAAGAGGCCGACCCACGAGGAGCTGCTCAAACGCGACCAGCTCCGGGCTGAGCACATCCAGCGGAAGTTCTCCaggaacgccgccgccgtcgatggcgccggcgagctccagcAGTCGAAGGCATCCGTGCCGACCAAGCTGGGCTCCTCCCTGGACACGCTGGAGTACGTCATCTCCGTCAAGCTCGGCTCGCCGGGCGTGACGCAGACGGTGAGCATcgacaccggcagcgacgtgTCGTGGGTGCAGTGCAACCCGTGCCCCGCCCCGCCGTGCCACGCCCAGGCGGACCCGCTGTTCGACCCCGCCGCGTCGAGCACCTACGCGGCGTTCTcctgcggcgccgccgagtGCGCGCAGCTCGAGCAGCAAGGCAACGGCTGCGGCGCCAACTCCGAGTGCCAGTACGGCGTCCAgtacggcgacggctcgaccaCCAACGGCACGTACAGCCACGACACGCTGACGCTGTCCGGCGCCGACGTCGTCAAGAGCTTCCAGTTCGGCTGCAGCCACACCGAGTCGGGCTTCAGCGACCAGACCGACGGGCTCAtggggctcggcggcggcgcgcagtcgctcgtgtcgcagacggcggcgaagtACGGCAACTCCTTCTCGTACTGCCTCCCGCCGACCTCGGACTCGTCCGGGTTCCTCACGCTCGgcgggccgagcggcggcgcgtcggggTTCGTGACGACGCGGATGCTCAGGAGCAGGCGGGTACCGACGTTCTACGGCGCGAGGCTCCAGGACATCGCCGTGGGAGGGAAGCAGCTCGGCCTGCCGCCGTCGGTCTTCGCCGCTGGGTCCGTGGTCGACTCCGGCACGATCATCACGCGGCTACCGCAGACGGCGTACTCGGCGCTGTCGTCGGCGTTCAGGGCCGGCATGAAGCAGTACCGCTCGGCGCCGCCCAGGAGCATCCTCGACACGTGCTTCGACTTCACCGGCCAGACCAACATCTCGATACCGACCGTCGAGCTGGTGTtctccggcggcgccaccgtcgACCTCGACGCGAACGGCATCATGTTCGGCAGCTGCCTCGCGTTCAcctccaccggcgacgaccgaaCCACCGGCATCATCGGGAACGTGCAGCAGCGGACGTTCGAGGTCCTGTACGACGTCGGCAACAGCGTGCTCGGTTTCCGGTCCGGCGCGTGCTGa